A genome region from Altererythrobacter aquiaggeris includes the following:
- a CDS encoding efflux RND transporter periplasmic adaptor subunit, which produces MNSVLERFTQRQRMFAAGLGIALVSLAAGYGLHMLGGESSGAGSPTDTDCEDVLYWYDPMVPGQRFDEPGKSPFMDMMLVPKCAGEAAEAGVRIDPGLVQNFGIRTAAAEFGVLEPEITVTGVLAYNSRDIAIVQPRAGGYVQRTYGLTQDDVVSRGAPIVDILVPDWGGAQREYIAVLNTGDRALADAMRQRMRLLGMNDAMIASVERTRRAQNTITVTAPVGGAVTMLGVRSGMTVMEGQTLAEITGFSPIWLEASVPEAQAANIRQGQPISATLAAYPDQRFAGRIVAILPSADAASRTITVRAELPNPRGRLKPGMFAQVSLSPDTRRALLVPSEAVIRTGRRNLVMLKQDEGAFLPAEVEIGREANGKTEILAGVAEGEQVVTSGQFLIDSEASLGGIDVRSIDGTMSMASDGSPKMRAYTATGRVTKIAGASITLNHAPVPALEWPSMVMPFALADAALVDGIEPGDKVEFTFSQHDTGPRIESIRKTDQ; this is translated from the coding sequence ATGAACTCCGTGCTCGAACGATTTACGCAGCGCCAACGCATGTTTGCGGCTGGGCTAGGTATTGCCCTTGTCAGCCTGGCTGCTGGCTACGGTCTTCACATGCTCGGCGGCGAGAGCAGCGGAGCTGGCTCGCCGACGGATACTGACTGTGAGGACGTGCTCTATTGGTACGATCCGATGGTGCCCGGACAACGTTTTGACGAGCCCGGTAAGTCGCCCTTCATGGACATGATGCTGGTTCCCAAGTGCGCGGGAGAAGCTGCGGAAGCGGGCGTCCGGATTGATCCGGGCCTTGTGCAGAATTTCGGAATTCGCACCGCAGCAGCCGAGTTCGGCGTTCTCGAACCGGAGATCACCGTTACGGGTGTCCTCGCATACAACAGCAGGGATATAGCTATCGTCCAGCCACGCGCGGGGGGCTACGTTCAACGCACCTATGGCCTTACGCAGGACGATGTCGTCAGTCGCGGCGCTCCGATCGTCGATATTTTGGTCCCTGATTGGGGCGGCGCGCAGCGCGAGTACATTGCTGTGCTCAATACTGGCGATCGGGCGCTGGCAGATGCGATGCGGCAGCGCATGCGATTGCTTGGAATGAACGACGCAATGATCGCATCGGTCGAACGCACACGCAGAGCCCAAAACACGATCACCGTCACGGCTCCGGTGGGCGGTGCCGTAACAATGCTTGGGGTGCGCTCCGGCATGACTGTAATGGAAGGTCAGACTTTGGCCGAGATTACGGGCTTTTCGCCGATATGGCTTGAAGCTTCGGTTCCTGAAGCCCAGGCCGCAAATATCCGGCAGGGCCAGCCCATCAGTGCGACCCTGGCAGCGTATCCGGATCAGCGATTTGCGGGACGGATTGTTGCCATCCTTCCAAGCGCCGATGCCGCGAGCCGAACCATCACCGTCCGGGCTGAGCTACCCAATCCGCGCGGCAGGTTGAAACCAGGGATGTTCGCGCAGGTGTCGCTTTCACCCGACACACGGCGAGCCTTGCTGGTACCGTCGGAGGCGGTCATTCGAACCGGACGCCGAAATCTCGTGATGCTCAAGCAGGATGAAGGCGCGTTCCTGCCTGCCGAGGTCGAAATCGGGCGCGAAGCGAATGGCAAGACAGAGATACTCGCAGGCGTTGCGGAGGGCGAGCAGGTCGTCACTTCAGGTCAGTTCCTGATCGACTCCGAAGCAAGTCTTGGCGGGATCGACGTCAGGTCGATCGATGGGACCATGAGCATGGCGTCGGACGGCTCGCCAAAGATGAGGGCATACACCGCTACGGGAAGAGTGACGAAAATCGCTGGTGCTTCGATCACTCTCAACCACGCGCCGGTTCCCGCCCTCGAATGGCCAAGCATGGTCATGCCCTTCGCCCTCGCCGACGCCGCTCTAGTTGACGGTATTGAACCGGGCGACAAGGTCGAGTTTACCTTCTCGCAGCACGACACCGGTCCGCGCATCGAATCCATTCGGAAGACCGACCAATGA